A window of the Isosphaera pallida ATCC 43644 genome harbors these coding sequences:
- a CDS encoding ZIP family metal transporter has protein sequence MTWTLGLVSLAVVAASLLGGFLPLRARLTHTRMQLYLSVSAGVMLGAAFFHMMPEAIEQSGSAHILNWSAFGLITLYLVERFFASHHHEVAETPESATPSSCFNEPDHRHHASGIQHDPPTPAVSLHWGAAAIGLTIHSLTGGVALASAFVIGEQAGGGLGNVSSVAWGVALATLLHKPADSLTIVSLMLRGGMKPLTAHLVNLVFALMVPLGVLFFFTGIQWWGQAAGNGPAAAVLAFSAGTFLCIGLSDLLPELRFHDHDRIKISVALLAGFGLMALTVLFHQHGSTKPAAPSVVNSDAGHAGHTH, from the coding sequence ATGACTTGGACGCTCGGCTTGGTCAGTCTGGCGGTGGTCGCCGCGAGCCTTTTGGGCGGGTTCCTGCCTCTGCGCGCTCGGTTAACCCATACGCGCATGCAGCTGTATCTCTCCGTCTCGGCGGGGGTGATGCTGGGCGCCGCGTTCTTCCACATGATGCCCGAGGCGATCGAGCAATCTGGGTCCGCACACATTCTCAACTGGTCGGCGTTTGGGTTGATCACCCTCTATCTGGTTGAGCGTTTCTTCGCCTCGCATCATCACGAGGTGGCCGAAACCCCGGAGTCGGCGACGCCCTCCTCCTGTTTCAACGAGCCGGACCATCGCCATCACGCCTCTGGGATTCAGCACGATCCGCCTACCCCAGCCGTGAGCTTGCACTGGGGGGCCGCCGCGATTGGGCTGACGATTCATTCGTTGACCGGCGGGGTCGCCCTGGCCAGCGCCTTTGTCATTGGCGAGCAGGCCGGAGGCGGGTTGGGGAATGTCTCTTCGGTCGCCTGGGGAGTGGCTCTGGCAACCCTTTTACATAAGCCGGCCGACTCGTTGACGATCGTGAGCCTGATGCTGCGGGGCGGCATGAAACCGCTCACTGCGCACCTGGTCAACTTGGTGTTCGCGTTGATGGTTCCCCTGGGGGTGCTGTTCTTCTTCACGGGAATCCAGTGGTGGGGCCAGGCCGCGGGCAACGGGCCGGCCGCGGCGGTGTTGGCCTTCTCCGCGGGCACCTTCCTCTGCATCGGCTTGAGCGACCTGTTGCCCGAACTCCGGTTTCATGACCACGACCGGATCAAAATCTCCGTCGCGCTGCTGGCGGGGTTCGGCCTGATGGCCCTGACCGTCCTCTTCCACCAGCACGGCTCGACCAAGCCCGCTGCTCCAAGCGTCGTGAACTCGGATGCTGGCCACGCCGGACATACTCACTGA
- a CDS encoding serine/threonine-protein kinase: MDPTFALTQSEREFATRNGSMAWRSGSSAGWLERKPLSKGETDAASPCPPSPVPLDWFDDFPPDLTRPDRIDSSWLQAEAEDSGPDPALDGGVPVAFPERDHHVGSTSPRAARRVPEVPEALRDHPRYEILAPLGFGGMGDVFLARHRLLGRRVALKVLRTDLVHTPALMDRFHREMRAASRLGHPHVVAVYDAEEWNGVRLMVMEYVEGRTLGQEVQRRGPLPIAEVMEVARQAAEGLQHAHELGMVHRDIKPHNLMRTPEGIVKLLDFGLARLVSEHPCLSDATETGVVLGSVDYMAPEQALNPREADIRADLYALGCTLYHLLVGHPPFPEGSAYRKLKAHESQTAPAPAALRPEVPIGLSELVVWLMAKNPADRPSDPAALLSLLDRVRANPDASPRRAASPTLPHRLNRWCRTIQHHRGGVVAAAAVLLAGLIGWSAALDSKSSMSSHVLVSASASSPTISDQSDFPPNAANSGIPDDHPPASLAERGAHSDTPSLLNDAASRLSPPRTVQTRPVTNDVGQMVTLDFVAPADSAENGLQREVGPSQTHPASVAVSAPAPSKAFAIDLTPELMASALDWLRYLGLEVGDLPERLAAMPRDRRVLMLILPFDRQRPGLPHADSASKDSSSSSPDSPNPVRSWPPNAPEVSHLPCHREGNNHWRVALLPDRAEIPAPIAQNRS, encoded by the coding sequence ATGGACCCGACCTTCGCGCTGACCCAATCTGAACGCGAGTTCGCCACGCGCAACGGCAGCATGGCGTGGCGTTCGGGGTCGTCCGCCGGTTGGTTGGAACGGAAGCCGCTGAGTAAGGGGGAAACCGACGCCGCCTCCCCCTGCCCTCCCTCCCCCGTCCCGCTGGACTGGTTCGACGACTTCCCACCCGATTTGACCCGACCCGATCGGATCGATTCCTCATGGCTTCAAGCCGAGGCGGAGGATTCCGGTCCCGACCCAGCGCTCGATGGCGGCGTCCCTGTCGCGTTCCCCGAGCGCGACCATCATGTCGGTTCCACGTCCCCCCGAGCAGCGCGGCGTGTGCCCGAGGTGCCTGAGGCGCTCCGCGACCATCCCCGCTACGAGATCCTCGCTCCCCTGGGCTTCGGCGGGATGGGAGACGTGTTTTTAGCCCGTCATCGGCTGTTGGGCCGCCGGGTCGCGCTCAAGGTGTTGCGGACCGATTTGGTTCACACGCCCGCCCTGATGGATCGTTTCCACCGCGAGATGCGGGCCGCCTCCCGCTTGGGGCATCCCCATGTGGTCGCCGTCTACGACGCCGAGGAGTGGAACGGCGTGCGGCTCATGGTGATGGAATATGTCGAGGGGCGCACCTTGGGCCAGGAGGTTCAACGTCGCGGCCCCTTGCCGATCGCCGAGGTGATGGAGGTGGCGCGTCAGGCCGCCGAGGGACTGCAGCACGCCCACGAACTCGGGATGGTCCACCGCGACATCAAGCCGCACAACCTGATGAGGACCCCTGAAGGGATCGTCAAACTGCTCGACTTCGGCCTGGCCCGGCTGGTCAGCGAACACCCCTGTCTGAGCGACGCCACTGAAACCGGCGTGGTTCTCGGCTCGGTCGATTACATGGCTCCCGAACAAGCCCTCAACCCCCGCGAGGCCGACATCCGGGCCGATCTCTACGCCCTGGGATGCACCCTGTACCACTTGCTCGTCGGCCACCCCCCCTTCCCCGAAGGTTCGGCCTACCGCAAACTCAAGGCCCACGAATCCCAAACCGCCCCCGCTCCCGCCGCCCTAAGGCCGGAGGTCCCGATCGGCCTGTCGGAGTTGGTCGTCTGGTTGATGGCCAAGAATCCCGCCGACCGCCCTTCCGATCCGGCGGCGCTGCTGAGTCTGCTGGACCGGGTTCGGGCTAACCCAGACGCCTCCCCCCGCCGCGCGGCTTCACCCACCCTCCCCCACCGCTTGAACCGCTGGTGTCGGACGATTCAACACCACCGCGGCGGCGTGGTCGCCGCGGCCGCCGTCCTCCTAGCGGGTCTCATCGGCTGGAGCGCCGCGCTAGACTCAAAGAGCAGCATGTCGAGTCACGTGTTGGTGTCTGCCTCGGCGTCCTCTCCGACGATCTCCGACCAGTCAGACTTCCCTCCCAACGCGGCCAACTCCGGGATCCCTGATGACCACCCCCCAGCGAGTCTCGCCGAACGCGGCGCGCACTCGGACACCCCTTCCTTACTGAACGACGCCGCATCACGCTTGTCCCCCCCTCGAACGGTCCAAACCCGCCCAGTGACGAATGATGTCGGTCAGATGGTGACGCTCGACTTCGTCGCGCCGGCGGACAGCGCCGAGAATGGGTTGCAACGCGAGGTCGGTCCCTCGCAAACCCACCCTGCTTCGGTCGCGGTCTCAGCTCCAGCCCCCTCCAAAGCGTTCGCCATCGACCTGACACCAGAACTTATGGCGTCGGCGCTGGATTGGCTGAGGTATCTGGGACTCGAAGTCGGCGACCTGCCGGAACGTCTGGCCGCAATGCCACGCGACCGTCGCGTGCTGATGCTAATCCTGCCGTTCGATCGGCAACGCCCCGGGCTCCCCCACGCCGATTCCGCCTCCAAGGATTCCTCTTCCTCATCGCCGGACTCTCCAAATCCCGTCCGTTCCTGGCCCCCCAACGCCCCCGAAGTGTCCCACCTGCCCTGCCACCGCGAGGGGAACAACCACTGGCGCGTAGCTCTCTTGCCCGATCGCGCAGAAATCCCCGCGCCCATCGCTCAGAATCGAAGCTAA
- a CDS encoding tetratricopeptide repeat protein, translated as MAWWSATPAAAFPAVPAPAPLHAQEEDTVVLDPAIRRTDRELRFLDGLRERGYFDLAIDWIESLRQAGDTPEELRQVLDYQTGLTHLDEAGRIADTERQRDLLEKARRSLVAFTTSYPKHPEAPAARIQFARLMIQRGDLNKYLADDASTEDDRRDKLTLARESFRDARKALDEAIAQLSGQLKTFPKFIEFGDPRRRTRDTLQAALMQGEFLRATVDYAEGHTHPENDAKRRELLDAALKGFESLANRYRTQSIGLYAKMWQGKCYEESGRLGEAMGLYNQLLENRDPRLGDLNRKVGYFRIVALGKRGEYALAADEANRWLLSHPAYAMTVEGLGVQLQKAKNMIAQMEAQKDTLARTERDAATRVVRDTLRNVVRVYSPHKAEALVLLQKYDPKSALRAEEVAKMKYDEASSAAEAAIQAGNFPEAINLLKHAINQAFVEGRSNTLEERSKTLDQANRARYLLSYAYYANGDFYESATLAEFLARRYPENGLAAKATEIGMAAHIGGYNTVKVDRASDLNRLLAFASYVAQRFADQDQGNAALMTIGQVEFGRGNDEAAIAAYDKVADDSARKPEAITRAAAARARRAGQLRAQGQTAEADQLRDQAISQLRGATARLQAANTPSTDPVRIDAALVLADLLMNAGHPDEALQVIQPLARDLTAIASPPPPVRDRAVRVMATLMMANIQTGRTDEALKNIATLEQSNTPGDVMVRLYVQLGQLLETEMNAARQRDDTAKLARIQGDYQRFLSAVAANDAASPDILQWAGEAMLDLDMNAEAVDVLTQAANRLKEQRDGTTNLDESQRLNTRYERALLKLTAALRKTNAFDQAAATLKPLLDRSPPLMEAMFEDCRIATAQAAARRGNWNTALAKWVELTGRLRGLRPRPPEYFEAFYELAEAQRLKGDSAEARKTLSSILKLNRRTMSPEMAKRYENALNALGSGG; from the coding sequence TTGGCGTGGTGGTCCGCCACGCCGGCCGCCGCGTTCCCGGCGGTTCCCGCACCCGCTCCCCTCCATGCCCAGGAGGAGGACACGGTGGTCCTTGACCCCGCGATCCGCCGCACCGATCGGGAATTAAGATTCTTGGACGGGTTGCGGGAGCGGGGTTACTTTGACCTAGCGATCGACTGGATCGAGTCGTTGCGCCAAGCAGGCGACACCCCGGAGGAACTTCGACAGGTACTCGATTACCAAACGGGCCTAACCCACCTGGACGAGGCCGGGCGGATCGCTGACACCGAACGCCAGCGCGACCTATTGGAGAAAGCGCGACGAAGCCTGGTGGCCTTCACCACCTCCTACCCCAAGCACCCCGAAGCGCCTGCGGCCCGCATTCAGTTCGCCCGCTTGATGATCCAACGCGGCGATCTCAACAAGTATCTGGCCGACGACGCCTCCACCGAGGATGACCGCCGCGACAAACTGACCTTGGCCCGGGAGTCGTTCCGCGACGCCCGCAAGGCGCTGGATGAGGCCATCGCGCAACTCAGTGGTCAACTCAAAACCTTTCCGAAATTCATCGAGTTCGGCGATCCCCGCCGTCGGACCCGCGACACGTTGCAAGCCGCGTTGATGCAAGGGGAGTTTTTGCGGGCAACCGTCGATTACGCCGAAGGCCACACCCATCCCGAGAACGACGCCAAACGTCGGGAGCTGCTCGACGCAGCACTCAAGGGGTTTGAGTCATTGGCCAACCGCTATCGGACCCAGTCGATCGGGCTTTACGCCAAGATGTGGCAAGGCAAGTGCTACGAGGAGTCGGGTCGCTTGGGCGAGGCAATGGGACTGTACAACCAACTTCTGGAGAACCGTGACCCCCGCCTGGGCGACCTCAACCGCAAGGTCGGCTACTTTCGGATCGTCGCCCTGGGCAAGCGCGGTGAATACGCCCTGGCCGCCGACGAGGCCAACCGCTGGCTGCTAAGCCATCCAGCTTACGCTATGACGGTCGAGGGGTTGGGGGTCCAACTCCAGAAGGCCAAGAATATGATCGCCCAAATGGAGGCGCAGAAGGACACCCTCGCCCGAACTGAACGGGACGCCGCTACCCGCGTCGTGCGCGACACCTTGCGCAACGTGGTGCGGGTCTACTCCCCGCACAAAGCCGAGGCGCTGGTACTGCTCCAAAAATACGACCCCAAGTCGGCGCTTCGGGCCGAAGAAGTGGCCAAGATGAAGTACGACGAAGCCTCCTCCGCGGCGGAGGCGGCCATTCAAGCGGGCAACTTCCCTGAGGCGATCAACCTGCTCAAACACGCGATCAACCAGGCGTTCGTGGAAGGTCGGAGCAACACCTTGGAGGAACGCTCCAAGACCCTCGATCAAGCCAATCGAGCCCGTTATCTGCTGTCTTACGCCTATTACGCTAACGGCGATTTTTATGAGTCGGCGACTTTGGCGGAATTTCTCGCCCGCCGCTACCCAGAAAATGGCCTGGCGGCCAAGGCGACCGAGATCGGTATGGCGGCGCACATCGGCGGCTATAACACAGTCAAGGTCGATCGCGCCTCCGACCTGAACCGCTTGCTGGCGTTTGCCTCGTATGTGGCGCAACGATTCGCCGATCAGGACCAGGGCAACGCCGCCCTCATGACGATCGGTCAAGTCGAGTTCGGCCGCGGCAACGACGAGGCAGCGATCGCCGCCTATGACAAGGTGGCCGACGATTCGGCCCGCAAGCCCGAGGCGATCACCCGCGCCGCGGCCGCCCGCGCGCGTCGCGCCGGTCAACTCCGTGCCCAAGGCCAAACCGCCGAGGCCGACCAACTCCGCGACCAAGCGATCAGCCAACTCCGTGGGGCCACCGCGCGTCTTCAAGCCGCTAACACCCCCTCCACCGACCCGGTGCGGATCGACGCGGCCTTGGTGTTGGCGGATTTATTGATGAACGCCGGACATCCCGACGAGGCGCTCCAGGTGATCCAACCCCTGGCCCGCGACCTGACCGCGATCGCCTCGCCGCCGCCCCCAGTCCGCGACCGCGCCGTGAGGGTCATGGCCACCCTCATGATGGCCAACATCCAAACCGGGCGCACCGACGAAGCGCTCAAGAACATCGCGACGCTGGAACAATCTAACACCCCAGGCGACGTGATGGTGCGGCTTTACGTTCAACTCGGGCAATTGCTTGAAACCGAAATGAACGCCGCCCGCCAGCGCGACGACACTGCGAAACTCGCCCGCATTCAGGGCGACTATCAACGTTTCCTCTCGGCGGTTGCCGCCAACGACGCAGCCAGCCCGGACATCCTTCAGTGGGCCGGCGAGGCGATGCTCGACCTGGACATGAACGCCGAGGCGGTCGACGTCCTCACCCAGGCCGCCAACCGCCTCAAAGAACAGCGGGACGGCACCACCAACCTCGACGAATCCCAACGCCTCAACACCCGTTACGAACGCGCTTTGCTCAAACTCACCGCCGCCCTCCGCAAAACCAATGCCTTCGACCAAGCCGCGGCCACCCTCAAACCGCTGCTGGACCGCAGCCCGCCCCTGATGGAGGCGATGTTCGAGGATTGTCGGATCGCCACTGCTCAGGCCGCCGCCCGTCGCGGCAATTGGAACACTGCGCTCGCCAAGTGGGTCGAACTCACTGGGCGGCTTCGGGGTCTGAGACCACGCCCCCCCGAATATTTCGAGGCGTTCTACGAACTGGCCGAAGCCCAACGCCTCAAAGGGGACTCCGCCGAAGCCCGCAAGACCCTCTCCAGCATCCTCAAGCTCAACCGACGAACCATGAGCCCCGAGATGGCTAAGCGCTACGAAAACGCCCTCAACGCGCTAGGATCCGGCGGTTGA
- a CDS encoding RNA polymerase sigma factor, which produces MTIPDPPEEDWTDPERLSQISTMWTVLAQAGELDSDQAREAQLQILKRYSAAIHRYLAVSLRDPDAADELFQEFTVRFLRGDFRRADPTRGKFRHLLKAALSNLMIDYHRRKARRVARPLEEAPEPQTLDPSSLATDAEFLAIWRADLMNKAWEALADHDRRKGRHLHLVLRYRADHPQQRSAELAQGLSAKLGRPVTPEWVRKQVFLARQKFTDFLVDEVARSLDDPNHDFDALERELIDLKLAEHCRDALERRRRAHSNE; this is translated from the coding sequence ATGACGATTCCCGACCCACCCGAGGAGGATTGGACCGACCCCGAACGCTTGAGTCAGATCTCCACGATGTGGACAGTTCTGGCCCAGGCGGGCGAGCTTGATTCGGACCAAGCCCGCGAGGCTCAACTTCAAATCCTCAAACGGTATTCGGCGGCGATTCACCGATATTTGGCTGTATCGTTACGCGACCCGGACGCCGCCGACGAACTCTTCCAAGAATTCACCGTGCGGTTCCTACGGGGGGACTTTCGCCGAGCCGACCCCACGCGGGGCAAGTTTCGTCATCTGCTCAAAGCGGCTCTCTCGAATCTGATGATCGACTACCACCGCCGCAAGGCCCGACGGGTCGCCCGACCATTGGAGGAGGCCCCCGAACCCCAAACCCTCGACCCATCCTCGCTAGCCACCGACGCCGAGTTCCTCGCCATCTGGCGGGCCGATCTAATGAACAAGGCGTGGGAAGCGCTGGCCGACCACGACCGTCGCAAAGGACGCCACCTCCACCTTGTCTTAAGGTATCGGGCCGATCACCCCCAGCAACGCTCCGCTGAACTGGCCCAGGGACTCTCCGCCAAGCTGGGACGGCCCGTCACTCCCGAATGGGTCCGCAAACAGGTCTTCCTCGCCCGTCAGAAATTCACCGACTTCCTGGTGGATGAGGTCGCCCGCTCCCTCGACGACCCCAATCACGACTTCGACGCCTTGGAACGTGAACTTATCGACCTCAAACTCGCCGAACATTGCCGCGACGCTCTTGAACGCCGCCGCCGGGCCCACTCGAATGAGTGA
- the queA gene encoding tRNA preQ1(34) S-adenosylmethionine ribosyltransferase-isomerase QueA, translating into MHISEFDFELPPDRIAQYPAERRDHARLMVVDRRAGTMTHHRFYELPDLLTSGDLLVRNTSKVVPARLLGRREATGGRWEGLFVRAEVDASGLVWELLAQTRGHPRPGEWIVINRRSDLELPTGSTDHEHEGLRLQLVGRGPGGTWKARLHLPDGPATDPDSVWTLLERFGEVPLPPYIRHGREGTGDRDRYQTTYAQTPGSVAAPTAGLHFTPELFETLERRGVGVADLTLHVGIGTFRPLNVETIEAHHMHAETAHLPLATARRLNECRARGGRIVAVGTTSARTLEHVAHQVVTKTGTVGFESFEGDVDLYIKPGHEFLGLDALITNFHLPRSSLIVLVSALAGVELIRDAYRVAIAEGYRFYSYGDAMFIR; encoded by the coding sequence ATGCACATCTCCGAGTTCGACTTTGAGCTGCCGCCCGACCGCATTGCGCAATATCCCGCGGAACGTCGCGACCACGCGCGGTTGATGGTGGTGGATCGTCGCGCCGGCACCATGACACACCATCGCTTTTACGAATTGCCAGACTTGTTGACGTCGGGCGATCTGCTGGTCCGCAATACCTCCAAGGTGGTCCCAGCCCGTTTGCTGGGTCGTCGGGAGGCGACTGGCGGGCGTTGGGAAGGGTTGTTTGTACGTGCCGAGGTCGATGCATCCGGCCTGGTTTGGGAGTTGTTGGCTCAAACCCGAGGCCACCCCCGTCCCGGCGAGTGGATCGTCATCAACCGCCGGTCCGATCTCGAACTCCCCACCGGGTCAACCGACCACGAACATGAGGGGTTGCGACTCCAACTAGTCGGACGCGGCCCAGGGGGAACCTGGAAAGCCCGTCTCCATCTGCCCGACGGTCCAGCGACCGATCCCGACTCGGTCTGGACCCTTTTGGAACGGTTCGGCGAGGTTCCCCTCCCCCCCTACATTCGTCATGGACGCGAGGGAACCGGCGACCGCGACCGTTATCAAACCACCTACGCCCAAACCCCAGGTTCGGTGGCCGCGCCGACGGCCGGATTGCATTTCACCCCCGAACTCTTCGAGACCCTGGAGCGTCGCGGGGTGGGAGTCGCCGATCTCACCTTGCATGTGGGGATTGGCACCTTTCGTCCGTTGAATGTCGAAACAATCGAAGCGCATCACATGCACGCCGAAACGGCCCACCTGCCGTTGGCGACAGCTCGGCGGCTCAACGAGTGTCGCGCTCGAGGCGGACGGATCGTCGCGGTAGGCACCACCAGCGCCCGCACTCTGGAACACGTGGCTCACCAGGTCGTCACCAAGACCGGGACGGTTGGCTTCGAATCCTTTGAGGGAGACGTGGATCTCTATATCAAGCCCGGCCACGAATTCTTGGGATTAGATGCCCTCATCACTAACTTCCACCTGCCGCGTAGCAGTCTCATCGTGCTGGTGTCAGCCCTGGCGGGAGTGGAATTGATCCGGGACGCTTACCGGGTGGCGATCGCCGAGGGGTATCGATTCTACTCCTATGGCGACGCGATGTTCATTCGTTGA
- a CDS encoding tetratricopeptide repeat protein, producing the protein MAATVGPSTLMCQTWADEVRLIPGSTFKSPAVVSGRIRGTITEETPETITLKVGGQTVAVPVDQVDRVTYDQAPASLTAAASLARGNNPTRAAEEFQKAANEARNQPLVRQAALFGYHNLNARMALGDPNAAPEAIRNLEGFLKEFPKARQRGEALITLIRLQIAIDDFDAARRNVQELGAIAWATDLAKVFNARIAAESNDAAAQTAALSDLDSVIASSTTNPVVKRDAQLAKAQVLAAARKFEEARRTVEEVIAGADPEDAATLAAAHNTLGDCLIAENRPKDALMNFLHVDILYSSEREQHARALAAIVALWNTLGKPERAREVLGKLKSEYPQSPYTAQAERG; encoded by the coding sequence ATGGCCGCGACCGTTGGCCCATCCACCCTGATGTGCCAGACCTGGGCCGACGAGGTGCGTCTGATCCCCGGCTCCACCTTCAAAAGTCCGGCGGTGGTGAGCGGCCGGATCCGCGGCACGATCACCGAGGAGACCCCCGAGACCATCACCTTGAAGGTCGGCGGCCAAACGGTCGCCGTCCCGGTCGATCAGGTGGACCGCGTTACCTACGATCAAGCTCCCGCCTCGCTGACCGCCGCGGCCTCGCTCGCCCGAGGAAACAACCCGACCCGCGCCGCCGAGGAATTTCAAAAGGCGGCCAACGAAGCCCGCAACCAACCGTTGGTCCGTCAGGCCGCCCTGTTCGGCTATCACAACCTCAACGCCCGCATGGCGCTCGGGGACCCGAACGCCGCCCCCGAAGCCATTCGCAATCTGGAGGGCTTCCTCAAGGAGTTCCCCAAAGCTCGTCAGCGGGGCGAGGCCCTCATCACCTTGATCCGCCTCCAAATCGCCATCGACGACTTCGACGCGGCGCGACGGAATGTTCAGGAACTTGGCGCGATCGCCTGGGCTACCGACCTGGCCAAGGTGTTCAACGCTCGAATCGCCGCCGAGTCCAACGACGCGGCCGCTCAAACCGCCGCGCTGAGTGATCTCGACTCCGTGATCGCTTCCAGCACGACCAACCCCGTCGTCAAACGGGACGCCCAGCTTGCTAAAGCGCAAGTCCTGGCCGCGGCCCGCAAGTTCGAAGAGGCCCGCCGAACCGTTGAGGAAGTCATCGCCGGAGCCGACCCTGAGGATGCCGCGACCCTGGCCGCGGCCCACAACACCCTGGGAGACTGCCTGATCGCAGAAAACCGCCCTAAAGATGCTCTTATGAACTTCCTTCACGTGGACATCCTCTATTCCAGCGAACGCGAGCAGCATGCCCGCGCCTTGGCGGCGATTGTCGCCCTTTGGAACACCCTGGGCAAACCCGAACGGGCCCGCGAAGTCCTCGGCAAACTCAAAAGCGAGTACCCCCAAAGCCCCTACACCGCCCAGGCCGAACGAGGCTGA
- the purM gene encoding phosphoribosylformylglycinamidine cyclo-ligase: protein MSMASADNPPPPSSSLPSGATYKASGVDLDVYAETMSRLPPLMRRTYTPRVVEWPNGFAGLFRLDDRVRLLTRKYHDPVLVSSTDGVGTKLKLAFATGRHHTVGRDLVAMSVNDCLCAGAEPLFFLDYIAMPRDNPDLTASLVKGISDGCLEAECALLGGETAILPEMYHPGEYDLAGFCVGVVERRFLIDGREVRQGDKLVGLGSTGLHSNGYSLARKIVFEIAGLTPESIVPEWGRSVADEFLEPTRIYVRAFKTVQRSYRVKRTIHAIAHITGGGLLDNLPRVLPRGVEARVETASWEIPPVFPWLNRVGSVPPEEQYRVFNMGIGLVLVVSDYYAEAIARRIREESDTPAWIIGELVAHPEGPEASPRVQLI, encoded by the coding sequence ATGTCGATGGCCTCCGCCGACAATCCCCCTCCCCCTTCCTCTTCCCTACCCTCTGGGGCCACCTACAAGGCGTCCGGCGTCGATTTGGACGTGTACGCCGAAACCATGTCGCGGTTGCCCCCACTCATGAGGCGCACCTACACCCCCAGGGTCGTCGAATGGCCCAACGGCTTCGCTGGGCTGTTCCGGCTCGACGACCGCGTGCGACTGCTCACCCGGAAATATCACGACCCCGTTTTGGTTTCCTCGACCGACGGCGTGGGCACCAAGCTCAAACTAGCCTTCGCCACTGGCCGGCACCACACGGTGGGCCGCGACCTAGTGGCGATGTCGGTCAACGACTGCCTGTGCGCTGGGGCTGAACCGCTGTTCTTCCTCGACTACATCGCCATGCCCCGCGACAACCCCGACCTGACCGCGTCGCTGGTGAAGGGGATCAGCGATGGCTGTTTGGAAGCCGAGTGCGCCCTGCTTGGCGGCGAAACGGCGATCCTGCCCGAGATGTACCACCCCGGCGAGTACGACCTGGCCGGGTTCTGTGTTGGCGTCGTGGAGCGCCGCTTCCTAATCGACGGCCGCGAGGTGCGGCAGGGCGACAAGCTGGTGGGTCTGGGGTCCACCGGTCTGCACTCCAACGGCTACAGCCTGGCCCGCAAGATCGTTTTCGAGATCGCCGGTCTGACGCCTGAGTCGATCGTGCCGGAATGGGGCCGCAGCGTGGCCGATGAGTTTTTGGAGCCGACCCGCATCTACGTTCGCGCGTTCAAGACGGTCCAACGCAGCTATCGGGTCAAACGCACAATCCACGCCATCGCCCACATCACCGGCGGCGGCCTGCTGGACAACCTGCCCCGGGTCTTGCCCCGAGGAGTCGAAGCGCGGGTCGAAACCGCCTCGTGGGAGATTCCCCCCGTCTTCCCTTGGCTCAACCGGGTCGGCTCGGTCCCCCCTGAGGAACAATACCGCGTCTTCAACATGGGGATCGGCCTGGTGTTGGTGGTCTCCGACTACTACGCCGAGGCGATCGCCCGCCGCATCCGCGAGGAGTCGGACACCCCCGCTTGGATCATTGGCGAACTCGTTGCCCACCCCGAGGGTCCCGAAGCCTCTCCAAGAGTCCAACTGATTTGA
- a CDS encoding small basic protein — protein sequence MSIDKSLRKGGGLGGQRNVLKRAERMALLQEDGRWTENHGPYNLPKTKYRKLKPGQSGPKRPESAS from the coding sequence ATGTCGATCGACAAAAGTTTGCGCAAAGGTGGTGGTCTCGGCGGTCAGCGCAACGTCCTGAAGCGGGCCGAACGGATGGCCCTGTTGCAGGAGGATGGACGCTGGACCGAAAACCACGGTCCCTACAACCTTCCCAAGACCAAGTATCGCAAGCTCAAACCCGGCCAATCTGGCCCCAAGCGTCCCGAATCGGCCTCGTGA